One part of the Eucalyptus grandis isolate ANBG69807.140 chromosome 10, ASM1654582v1, whole genome shotgun sequence genome encodes these proteins:
- the LOC120288747 gene encoding uncharacterized protein LOC120288747, whose amino-acid sequence MGIREGWFSEPSTKRFSTKKEKEAAVDVNVAYSQESAKCAPAIQTARPNVQKNPLPEHDGTVNAILEPEVGRIRNSKVHVADAYNGLVRAGYYRGQEDVPLSVMRERVAKMVDDGIIVYADHNCIVSTISHLIIDWEEEQATLDADKKEVDPSLEDMPPLEDASDEEIVIEVPQPYEYVTNKAVPWSYDLDVDLVTRFGRTYGQASTQPVKPVTDEEAKEFLAVIKASEYNVVDQLRKLPAQISLLELLMTSPMHQKSLMKVLSEIRVPEIVEADKLEEFVGSVLLKDLIAFSDEEFPLEGRGHNKALYISVKHKSSHMSRVLIDNGSALNICPLATLHRLKVDPSRIHAAKTSVRAFDGTKKEVIGEIHLDVQIGPVVFNIPFQVLDIPTAFNFLLGRPWIHTAGAVPSSLHQAVKFVIEKKLVTVYGEEDHRIYHETAIPYVESDSQVESSYHSFELVSTIHASRGSSPPYPEVSMLLSHGGKSNGHEWFHPGNGLGRNGRGIRSPIEAPRGSRSLV is encoded by the exons atggggataagggaaggatggtttTCTGAGCCATCTACTAAAAGGTTCTCtaccaagaaggagaaggaagcgGCTGTGGATGTAAACgtggcttatagccaagaaagtGCCAAATGTGCCCCAGCTATACAG ACTGCTCGGCCGAACGTTCAAAAAAATCCGCTACCAGAGCATGATGGTACAGTGAATGCTATCCTGGAACCTGAAGTTGGACGGATCAGGAATTCAAAGGTGCACGTGGCAGATGCCTACAACGGGCTAGTGAGAGCTGGGTATTACCGAGGTCAGGAAGATGTCCCTCTATCGGTGATGAGAGAAAGAGTTGCCAAAATGGTAGATGATGGCATCATTGTGTATGCTGATCATAACTGCATAGTTTCTACTATCTCCCACCTCATCAtcgattgggaggaggagcaagcTACACTTGATGCTGACAAGAAAGAGGTTGATCCTTCGCTTGAAGACATGCCCCCATTAGAGGATGCATCTGACGAAGAGATAGTGATAGAGGTGCCTCAGCCGTATGAGTATGTCACTAATAAGGCAGTGCCTTGGTCTTATGACCTGGATGTGGACCTTGTTACAAGGTTTGGACGGACCTATGGTCAAGCCAGTACTCAACCTGTAAAGCCGGTCACCGATGAAGAGGCTAAGGAATTTCTGGCCGTAATCAAAGCAAGCGAGTATAACGTGGTTGACCAATTACGAAAGTTGCCCGCTCAGATCTCCCTACTTGAGCTCTTGATGACATCCCCCATGCATCAAAAGTCACTAATGAAGGTGTTGAGCGAAATCCGTGTGCCAGAGATCGTGGAAGCTGACAAGCTGGAAGAATTCGTGGGATCGGTCCTTCTCAAGGATTTAATTGCCTTCtctgatgaggaattccctcttgaAGGCAGGGGACATAACAAAGCACTCTACATATCCGTTAAGCACAAGTCTTCTCATATGTCCCGAGTGCTCATCGATAATGGGTCCGCTCTGAACATTTGTCCGTTGGCCACTCTTCACCGCCTCAAGGTAGACCCGTCAAGGATACATGCTGCGAAAACTTCGGTGCGAGCTTTCGATGGAACAAAAAAGGAGGTGATTGGGGAAATCCATCTCGATGTCCAAATAGGGCCGGTCGTCTTCAACATTCCCTTCCAAGTGCTGGACATCCCTACCGCATTCAATTTCTTGCTAGGTCGTCCCTGGATACACACTGCTGGAGCAGTAccttcaagtctacatcaagctgtgaaatttgtgatcgaAAAGAAGTTGGTCACTGTGTATGGTGAGGAAGACCACCGGATCTATCATGAGACGgctatcccctatgtagagTCGGATTCCCAGGTTgaatcaagttaccactcattCGAATTGGTGTCCACCATACATGCTTCTCGGGGTTCATCACCGCCCTACCCCGAAGTATCGATGCTACTCTCTCATGGTGGGAAGAGTAATGGTCATGAATGGTTTCATCCTGGCAATGGTCTTGGGAGAAATGGTCGAGGCATTCGaagccccattgaagcccctcgaGGGTCCCGTTCTCTGGTTTAG
- the LOC104423747 gene encoding UPF0481 protein At3g47200-like has protein sequence MAPEPLAVVENPVEWTFYVNEKLKQMPLDEQPTWKKRCVYRVPACVVTDLNIKAYRPQVVSFGPYHHGEEHLRLMEEHKERALFRILKRSQKPIERFLESLREVARDLAESYERLDFKWKEFSGDGVADRFLELMVTDGCFILEILRTGTERVEDYALNDPIFSNHGKHHILPYIRRDMLRLENQLPIQVLNRLAAVENDSRKDEELINRLILTNYLSETSFYTSLCKWYPHDNNLVFSALTLYSNNAGRRIHQQSHRQLLRLPQQSH, from the exons ATGGCTCCAGAACCGCTAGCGGTGGTCGAGAACCCCGTGGAATGGACCTTCTACGTCAACGAGAAACTCAAGCAAATGCCCCTCGACGAGCAACCGACCTGGAAGAAGCGGTGCGTCTACAGGGTCCCTGCCTGCGTCGTCACCGACCTCAACATCAAGGCCTACCGGCCGCAGGTTGTCTCCTTCGGGCCTTACCACCACGGCGAAGAACACCTCCGCCTCATGGAGGAACACAAGGAGCGCGCGCTCTTCCGCATCCTCAAGCGGTCCCAGAAGCCCATCGAGCGCTTCCTCGAGTCCCTGAGGGAGGTGGCGCGGGACCTTGCGGAGAGCTATGAGCGGCTGGACTTCAAGTGGAAGGAGTTCAGCGGTGACGGCGTGGCAGACCGGTTCCTGGAGCTGATGGTCACTGACGGCTGCTTCATACTCGAGATCTTGAGGACCGGAACAGAAAGGGTGGAAGACTACGCGCTCAATGACCCCATCTTCAGCAACCACGGGAAGCACCACATACTGCCGTACATTAGGCGGGATATGCTGAGGCTGGAGAATCAGCTTCCGATCCAAGTGCTGAATCGGCTGGCCGCTGTCGAGAACGACAGCAGGAAG GACGAGGAACTCATCAACAGGCTCATCCTCACGAACTATCTATCGGAAACTTCTTTTTACACTTCCTTATGCAAGTGGTATCCGCACGACAACAATCTCGTATTCAGTGCACTGACTTTATACTCCAATAACGCAGGGCGACGAATTCATCAACAATCTCATCGTCAACTTCTTCGGCTCCCCCAGCAAAGTCACTAG